The following are from one region of the Halarcobacter sp. genome:
- the ileS gene encoding isoleucine--tRNA ligase, translating to MDYKESLLLPNTKFPMRGNLPQNEPKRYKLWDETKVYERMKANRKDRESFTLHDGPPYANGHIHIGHALNKILKDIIVKYHYFDGKSVRYVPGWDCHGLPIEQKVEEKIGTTKKKELPKSKIRELCREHASRFIDIQRDEFKKLGVLGDWDKPYLTMDFKFEANIYRELCAIANQGLLVQRSKPVYWSWAAQTALAEAEVEYEDKTSPSIFVAFKHETIDASVIIWTTTPWTLPANTGIALNAEEEYVLTSDKFIVAKKLYNSLIEQEVIKGEVVDSVDPKSLENTNAINPLNGRTSKIVLGDHVEMESGTGAVHTAPGHGEDDYKVGLQYGLDVIMPVDAEGKYDETIVREKLFHDTDKYLGMHVFKANGMILEELGDALLKHVDIRHSYPHCWRTHKPIIFRATKQWFIAIDDEYGKENKTLRENALKVVNEIKFYPEWGRNRLKAMLDGRPDWCISRQRDWGVPIAFFRNKKTDEIIFDEKVLNYTAMIFEQKGCDAWYDLSIEELLYPGSGLNPEDLEKTMDILDVWFDSGSTQHAVLRSRNYDAGTFPADMYLEGSDQHRGWFQSSLLTTLASQEIAPYKSILTHGFTVDEKGEKMSKSKGNVIAPDKVMKQYGSEILRLWVAMSDYQSDLKISDNILKQNAELYRKIRNTARFLLANVDDLEDIVSVDKMGILDKWVLSRAKKTFDEIEAAFSIYEYSKGLNKLNNFLVVDLSGIYLDVCKDRLYCDDKKDIHRIASQSAMAIILRKLISTLACILTYTMDELLEFAPTFIKGEAKDIFDFEKVILPEVESNLNEEILLSAKDKFSEAIDTLKKEKIIKSTLELEISTSCEEILALERVEMEDWFLVSSITTEEQSDVLATFEIDDVKFTVAKAKKAKCPRCWKFTSDSEEHLCSRCESVLN from the coding sequence ATGGATTACAAAGAGAGTTTACTACTACCAAACACAAAGTTTCCAATGAGAGGGAATCTTCCTCAAAATGAGCCAAAAAGATATAAACTTTGGGATGAAACAAAAGTTTATGAAAGAATGAAAGCTAATAGAAAAGATAGAGAATCATTCACTCTTCATGATGGACCACCGTATGCAAATGGACATATTCATATAGGACATGCCCTAAATAAAATTTTGAAAGATATTATTGTTAAATATCACTATTTTGATGGGAAATCTGTAAGATATGTTCCAGGTTGGGATTGTCATGGTCTACCAATTGAACAAAAAGTTGAAGAGAAGATAGGAACAACAAAGAAAAAAGAGCTTCCTAAGTCAAAAATTAGAGAGTTATGTAGAGAACATGCTTCTAGATTTATTGATATTCAAAGAGACGAGTTTAAAAAACTTGGAGTTTTAGGTGATTGGGATAAACCATATTTAACTATGGATTTCAAATTTGAAGCAAATATCTATAGAGAGTTATGTGCAATTGCTAACCAAGGTTTATTAGTTCAAAGAAGCAAACCTGTATATTGGTCATGGGCAGCACAAACTGCACTAGCTGAAGCAGAAGTTGAATATGAAGATAAAACTTCACCATCTATTTTTGTTGCATTTAAACATGAAACTATAGATGCAAGTGTTATTATCTGGACAACAACTCCTTGGACATTACCAGCTAATACTGGTATTGCTTTAAATGCTGAAGAGGAATATGTTTTAACTAGTGATAAATTTATTGTTGCTAAAAAATTATATAACTCTTTAATAGAACAAGAAGTTATTAAAGGTGAGGTTGTAGATTCAGTTGATCCTAAATCTTTAGAGAATACAAATGCAATCAACCCATTAAATGGAAGAACATCGAAAATTGTTCTTGGTGACCATGTTGAGATGGAATCAGGTACAGGTGCAGTTCATACAGCTCCAGGTCATGGTGAAGATGACTACAAAGTTGGTCTTCAATATGGTCTTGATGTTATTATGCCAGTTGATGCTGAGGGTAAATATGATGAAACAATAGTTAGAGAAAAACTATTCCATGACACAGATAAATATCTTGGTATGCATGTATTTAAAGCAAACGGTATGATTTTAGAAGAGTTAGGTGATGCATTATTAAAACATGTTGATATCAGACACTCTTATCCACACTGTTGGAGAACTCATAAACCAATTATCTTTAGAGCAACTAAACAATGGTTTATAGCAATTGATGATGAGTATGGTAAAGAGAATAAAACATTAAGAGAAAATGCACTTAAAGTTGTAAATGAAATCAAATTCTACCCAGAGTGGGGAAGAAACAGATTAAAAGCTATGTTAGATGGAAGACCAGATTGGTGTATCTCTAGACAAAGAGATTGGGGTGTTCCAATTGCATTCTTTAGAAACAAAAAAACTGATGAAATCATTTTTGATGAAAAAGTTTTAAATTATACAGCTATGATTTTTGAACAAAAAGGTTGTGATGCTTGGTATGATTTATCTATTGAAGAGTTATTATATCCAGGAAGTGGGCTTAATCCTGAAGATTTAGAAAAAACTATGGATATCTTAGATGTATGGTTTGATTCAGGTTCAACTCAACATGCAGTATTAAGAAGTAGAAATTATGATGCTGGAACATTCCCTGCTGATATGTATTTAGAAGGAAGTGACCAACACAGAGGTTGGTTCCAATCTTCACTTTTAACTACTTTAGCATCACAAGAGATTGCACCTTATAAATCGATCTTAACTCACGGATTCACTGTTGATGAAAAAGGTGAGAAGATGTCTAAATCAAAAGGAAATGTAATTGCTCCTGATAAAGTTATGAAGCAATATGGTTCTGAGATTTTAAGACTTTGGGTTGCTATGAGTGATTATCAATCAGATTTAAAAATCTCTGATAATATCTTAAAACAAAATGCAGAACTTTATAGAAAAATCAGAAATACTGCAAGATTCTTACTTGCAAATGTTGATGATTTAGAAGACATTGTATCTGTTGATAAAATGGGAATCTTAGATAAATGGGTTTTAAGCAGAGCTAAAAAAACATTTGATGAGATTGAAGCAGCATTTTCTATTTACGAATACTCAAAAGGTTTAAATAAATTAAACAACTTCCTAGTAGTTGACCTTTCAGGTATCTATTTAGATGTATGTAAAGATAGATTATATTGTGATGATAAAAAAGATATCCATAGAATTGCATCTCAAAGTGCAATGGCTATTATCTTAAGAAAACTTATCTCAACATTAGCTTGTATCTTAACTTATACAATGGATGAATTACTTGAGTTTGCACCTACATTTATCAAAGGTGAAGCTAAAGATATTTTTGATTTTGAAAAAGTTATTTTACCAGAAGTTGAAAGTAATCTTAATGAAGAGATTTTATTATCTGCTAAAGATAAATTTAGTGAAGCTATCGATACACTTAAAAAAGAAAAAATTATTAAATCAACTTTAGAGTTAGAAATCTCTACATCTTGTGAAGAGATTTTAGCTTTAGAAAGAGTTGAAATGG